A genomic segment from Pseudomonas mendocina encodes:
- a CDS encoding SDR family oxidoreductase, translating to MAMKRQILICGASRGLGLGLVQAFLDAGWQVHAVVRELRPASPLDGLRARHPDDLRVITCDLNDRAASCTIETALHGRRLDCALFNAGVYGPGHQDPRQAEDDEIGQLFLANAVAPIRLAQQLAEHVIEGGVIAFMSSQMASLHLARAADMPLYGASKAALNSLLRSWQMQLPQLPWSLLALHPGWVRTGMGGDNAPLSVEQSGRGLREVLLAQLGQRTCAFLDYQGQALPW from the coding sequence ATGGCCATGAAACGCCAGATTCTGATTTGTGGCGCCTCGCGCGGCCTGGGACTCGGCCTGGTGCAGGCCTTTCTCGACGCAGGCTGGCAGGTGCACGCGGTGGTGCGCGAGTTGCGCCCCGCCAGCCCGCTGGATGGCTTGCGCGCCCGACATCCGGATGACCTGCGCGTGATTACCTGCGATCTCAATGACCGCGCAGCCTCCTGCACCATCGAAACCGCCCTGCATGGCCGGCGTCTGGATTGCGCGCTGTTCAATGCCGGGGTGTACGGCCCCGGCCATCAGGACCCGCGACAAGCCGAGGACGATGAAATCGGCCAGCTGTTCCTGGCCAACGCCGTGGCGCCTATTCGCCTGGCCCAGCAGTTGGCCGAGCATGTAATCGAGGGCGGTGTGATCGCCTTCATGAGTTCGCAAATGGCCAGCCTGCACTTGGCTCGCGCCGCCGACATGCCGCTGTATGGCGCCAGCAAGGCAGCGCTGAACAGCTTGCTGCGCAGCTGGCAGATGCAACTGCCGCAACTGCCCTGGAGCCTGCTGGCACTGCATCCCGGCTGGGTACGCACCGGCATGGGCGGCGACAACGCTCCCTTGAGCGTTGAGCAGAGTGGCCGCGGCCTGCGTGAGGTACTACTCGCTCAGCTTGGCCAACGCACCTGCGCGTTTCTCGACTACCAGGGCCAAGCCCTACCCTGGTGA
- a CDS encoding chalcone isomerase family protein has translation MAILTSRLCSTLLLTLLLSSPLVQANNQSGWREQLPEARLVGSGDFSWFGFSVYNAKLWSPTRQVDFSQPFALELTYRRSISRETLVDTSLDEIRRINGQPLDREQQDDWTQQMRQAFVDVTDGTRITGVFLPERGCRFYVDGKLQHVIDDPEFARAFFSIWLDPQTRSPKLRTALLGLNP, from the coding sequence ATGGCAATCCTGACATCACGCCTGTGCTCCACCCTGCTGCTGACGCTGCTGCTCAGCAGCCCCCTGGTACAGGCCAACAACCAGTCCGGCTGGCGTGAACAGCTGCCCGAGGCACGCCTGGTCGGCAGTGGCGATTTCAGCTGGTTCGGCTTCTCGGTATACAACGCCAAGCTCTGGAGTCCGACACGGCAGGTGGACTTCTCGCAACCCTTCGCTCTGGAACTGACCTACAGGCGTAGCATCAGCCGGGAGACCCTGGTCGATACCAGTCTCGACGAAATCCGCCGGATCAATGGCCAGCCGCTGGACCGCGAGCAACAGGACGACTGGACGCAGCAGATGCGCCAGGCCTTCGTCGACGTCACCGACGGTACGCGCATCACCGGCGTGTTCCTGCCCGAACGCGGTTGTCGCTTCTACGTCGACGGCAAGCTGCAGCATGTCATCGACGACCCGGAGTTTGCCCGCGCCTTCTTTTCCATCTGGCTCGACCCGCAAACCCGCAGCCCCAAGCTGCGCACTGCGCTACTCGGCCTTAACCCATGA
- a CDS encoding DUF3833 domain-containing protein produces MKTLLILLTSLLLISCGQVPVERYADEKPVLDLPTFFSGPVQAWGMFQDRSGEVIKRFHVDIQSRRDGDKLILDERFLYSDGTRQRRVWTLTPDGTGRWLGTADDVVGQATGEVAGNALRWRYHLNLPVDDSTYVVYFDDWMYLMDDDTLINRSSMSKFGIELGQVTLFFRRGAAQP; encoded by the coding sequence ATGAAAACCCTATTGATACTGCTGACCAGCCTGCTGCTGATCAGTTGCGGCCAGGTACCGGTCGAACGCTACGCCGACGAGAAACCCGTACTCGACCTGCCTACCTTCTTCTCCGGCCCGGTACAGGCCTGGGGCATGTTTCAGGATCGCTCAGGCGAGGTGATCAAACGCTTCCACGTCGATATCCAGAGCCGCCGCGATGGCGACAAGCTGATCCTCGACGAGCGTTTCCTGTACAGCGACGGCACGCGCCAGCGCCGGGTCTGGACACTGACACCGGATGGCACCGGACGCTGGCTCGGCACCGCCGATGACGTGGTCGGCCAAGCCACAGGCGAAGTGGCCGGCAATGCCCTGCGCTGGCGTTATCACCTGAACCTGCCGGTGGACGACAGCACCTACGTGGTCTATTTCGACGACTGGATGTACCTGATGGACGACGACACCCTGATCAACCGTTCGAGCATGAGCAAGTTCGGCATCGAACTGGGCCAGGTGACGCTGTTCTTCCGCCGGGGCGCGGCTCAACCATGA
- a CDS encoding SDR family NAD(P)-dependent oxidoreductase yields the protein MSQALTLTSFGSGYKALVIGASGAIGQALCQLLRADANCAGVRELSRSSTPALDLEAPASIAEAAAALAEDGPYQLIVHAAGLLHRDGIAPEKSLAAIEADALQAVFQVNALGPALVLRHFLPLLDKQGAMAMLSAKVGSIGDNRLGGWYAYRASKAALNMLIKTASIELARSKPRARLLSLHPGTVISPLSQPFRGAAAARPAELAAAQMLQVIDRLGPEHSGNFHAYDGQPLPW from the coding sequence ATGAGCCAAGCGCTGACGCTGACCAGCTTCGGCAGCGGCTACAAGGCACTGGTGATCGGCGCAAGCGGGGCCATCGGCCAGGCCTTGTGCCAATTGCTACGCGCTGATGCAAACTGTGCCGGCGTGCGTGAACTGAGCCGCAGCAGCACGCCCGCACTGGATCTGGAAGCCCCTGCCAGCATCGCTGAAGCCGCCGCCGCGCTGGCCGAGGACGGCCCCTATCAGCTGATCGTTCATGCTGCCGGGCTGCTGCACCGCGACGGTATCGCCCCGGAGAAGAGCCTGGCGGCCATCGAGGCCGATGCCCTGCAGGCGGTGTTCCAGGTCAACGCGCTGGGCCCGGCGCTGGTTCTGCGACACTTCCTGCCCCTGCTCGACAAACAGGGCGCCATGGCGATGCTCTCGGCCAAGGTCGGCAGCATCGGCGATAACCGCCTGGGCGGCTGGTATGCCTACCGCGCGTCCAAGGCGGCGCTGAACATGCTGATCAAGACCGCCTCCATCGAACTGGCGCGCAGCAAACCCAGGGCGCGACTGCTCAGCCTTCATCCCGGCACGGTGATTTCGCCACTGTCGCAACCCTTTCGCGGCGCCGCTGCCGCACGCCCGGCCGAACTGGCGGCGGCTCAGATGCTGCAGGTGATCGACAGGCTCGGTCCCGAGCACAGCGGCAACTTCCACGCCTACGACGGACAACCGCTGCCATGGTGA
- a CDS encoding DUF4197 domain-containing protein, with the protein MLRLTTFAAGLLLSANVFALSLSDLSQQDASGGLKDALIQGAQVAVKQLGAPGGFSNNPDVRIELPGKLGKAAKTMKMMGMGAQVDQLEASMNKAAEAAVPQAQALLVDAVKKMTVADAKAILSGGNDSATQYLNKSSREQIRAKFLPIVKQATDQVGLAQQYNAFAGQAASFGVVDAKSSTVESYVTEQALDGLFEMIAKQEASIRQNPAAAATGLAKKVFGAL; encoded by the coding sequence ATGCTGCGCCTCACCACGTTCGCTGCTGGCCTGCTGCTCTCGGCCAACGTCTTCGCCCTGTCCCTCTCCGACCTGAGCCAGCAGGACGCCAGCGGAGGTCTCAAGGACGCGCTGATCCAGGGCGCCCAGGTGGCCGTCAAGCAGTTGGGCGCGCCAGGCGGCTTCAGCAACAACCCGGACGTGCGCATCGAGCTGCCCGGCAAACTCGGCAAAGCCGCCAAGACCATGAAGATGATGGGCATGGGTGCCCAGGTCGATCAGCTCGAAGCGAGCATGAACAAGGCCGCCGAAGCGGCCGTGCCACAAGCCCAGGCCTTGCTGGTCGACGCGGTGAAGAAGATGACCGTGGCTGACGCCAAGGCGATTCTCAGCGGCGGCAATGATTCCGCCACGCAGTACCTGAACAAGAGCAGCCGTGAGCAGATTCGCGCCAAGTTCCTGCCCATCGTCAAGCAGGCCACCGACCAGGTCGGTCTGGCCCAGCAGTACAACGCCTTCGCCGGCCAGGCCGCCAGCTTTGGCGTGGTCGATGCCAAGAGCAGCACGGTGGAAAGCTACGTGACCGAGCAGGCCCTCGATGGGCTGTTCGAGATGATCGCCAAGCAGGAAGCCAGTATCCGCCAGAACCCGGCTGCTGCCGCCACCGGTCTGGCGAAGAAGGTGTTCGGCGCACTGTGA
- a CDS encoding EAL domain-containing protein: MNSVSRCTFPQPFKAIGCAECRDVEALGFDFTMAFQLILDVEERRPFAYEALVRGSKGESAREVLGQVNDGNRYRFDQACRVRAIERAAQLGLLDVPDCLLSINFLPNAVYRPETCIRATLEAARLFDFPRERLMFEVTEGEQIHDTAHLKRIFAEYGKQGFTTAIDDFGAGYSGLNLLAEFQPHVLKLDMALTRGIDQDPVRQAIVAGIVLVATRLNIRIIAEGIESAGERDALQELGVRYMQGFFFARPALDRLCLP, encoded by the coding sequence ATGAACAGTGTCAGCCGATGTACCTTCCCACAGCCATTTAAGGCCATAGGGTGCGCCGAGTGCCGAGATGTCGAAGCGTTGGGATTCGATTTCACCATGGCGTTTCAATTGATCCTCGATGTCGAGGAGCGACGGCCGTTCGCCTACGAGGCCCTGGTGCGGGGAAGCAAGGGCGAGTCGGCCAGAGAGGTATTGGGGCAGGTCAACGATGGCAACCGCTATCGCTTCGACCAGGCCTGCCGCGTCAGAGCCATCGAGCGGGCAGCGCAGCTCGGCCTGCTCGATGTGCCGGATTGCCTGCTCAGCATCAATTTCCTGCCCAATGCGGTATATCGGCCCGAGACCTGCATTCGTGCCACGCTGGAAGCGGCCAGGCTTTTCGACTTTCCGCGCGAGCGGCTGATGTTCGAAGTGACCGAGGGTGAGCAGATTCACGACACCGCACATCTCAAACGAATCTTCGCCGAGTATGGAAAGCAGGGGTTCACCACCGCCATCGATGATTTCGGTGCCGGCTATTCCGGGCTCAATCTGCTGGCCGAGTTCCAGCCGCACGTGCTCAAGTTGGATATGGCGCTAACCCGTGGCATCGATCAGGACCCGGTGCGCCAGGCGATCGTCGCCGGCATCGTGCTGGTGGCTACACGGCTGAACATCCGCATCATCGCCGAGGGCATCGAAAGTGCGGGGGAGCGTGATGCCTTGCAGGAACTGGGTGTTCGCTACATGCAGGGCTTTTTCTTCGCCCGGCCGGCGCTGGACCGGCTCTGCTTGCCCTGA
- a CDS encoding methyl-accepting chemotaxis protein, translating into MFANLNMSQKLYTGFGVVLLVILLLVLSTWRGFDQVDGAVKHNIHTYNVINASADLLVSLVNIETGARGFVITGRDQFLGPLESGERDFQSNLALLRQLTKDNPAQQRRLAETQAMHDQWLREDINIYLELRRQVVAGQQSFEALIERVATGSSKVKVDAMRRLISDIQGEERALLAQRTASMNAAKFLSLTILLAGGVIATLLAMSVAFVMSRSIAGRLQQVVEVARSIAQGRLDSRIQRGGRDEIGVLLDAFATMQERLREMIGQIRVGAGQLVEAAQNISSASTQLSVSTQEQSQAASSMAATVEELTVSINHVADNANEAHALSSDSGRQSAEGGAVIQETLASMQSIADTVQGAAAQIAELGQQSDQISSIVNVIKEIADQTNLLALNAAIEAARAGEQGRGFAVVADEVRLLAQRTANSTQEITEMIKKIQVGTRNAVSNMEVGVQQVSGGLEQASQAGDAIVAIRQASGRVVDVVDQISLALREQTVASQDVARNVERIAQMSVHNSEAVAETSRTAQGLQQLALTLEKQVASFRF; encoded by the coding sequence ATGTTCGCCAATCTCAACATGTCGCAGAAGTTGTACACGGGGTTCGGTGTGGTACTGCTGGTCATTCTCCTGCTGGTATTGAGTACCTGGCGGGGCTTCGACCAGGTGGATGGTGCGGTCAAGCACAACATCCACACCTATAACGTCATCAACGCGTCAGCCGATCTGCTGGTCAGCCTGGTCAATATCGAAACCGGTGCGCGGGGATTCGTCATCACCGGGCGGGATCAGTTTCTCGGCCCGTTGGAAAGTGGTGAAAGGGATTTTCAGAGCAACCTTGCCCTGCTACGCCAACTGACCAAGGACAATCCGGCGCAGCAGCGGCGTCTTGCCGAAACTCAGGCGATGCATGACCAATGGCTGCGCGAGGACATCAACATCTACCTCGAACTGCGTCGCCAGGTCGTCGCAGGCCAGCAGAGCTTCGAGGCGCTGATCGAGCGCGTCGCAACGGGTAGTTCCAAGGTCAAGGTGGATGCCATGCGGCGCCTGATCAGCGATATCCAGGGCGAAGAGCGCGCCTTGCTGGCGCAGCGCACGGCCTCGATGAATGCCGCCAAGTTCCTGTCGCTGACCATCCTGCTGGCGGGTGGGGTGATCGCCACGCTGCTTGCGATGAGCGTGGCGTTCGTAATGTCTCGCAGCATCGCCGGACGTCTGCAGCAGGTCGTCGAGGTGGCGCGCAGCATCGCTCAGGGACGACTCGATTCGCGTATCCAGCGGGGCGGACGCGATGAGATCGGCGTGTTGCTGGATGCCTTCGCCACCATGCAGGAACGGCTACGCGAGATGATTGGGCAGATCCGCGTTGGTGCCGGACAATTGGTGGAGGCGGCGCAGAACATCTCCAGTGCGTCTACCCAACTGTCGGTTTCCACTCAGGAGCAGTCGCAGGCCGCGTCGAGCATGGCGGCGACGGTGGAGGAACTGACCGTGAGCATCAACCACGTCGCCGACAACGCCAACGAGGCGCATGCGCTATCCAGTGACTCGGGCCGGCAGTCCGCTGAGGGTGGCGCCGTGATCCAGGAAACCCTGGCCAGCATGCAGAGCATCGCTGATACGGTGCAGGGCGCGGCGGCGCAGATCGCCGAGCTGGGCCAGCAATCCGACCAGATCTCCTCGATCGTCAACGTGATCAAGGAAATCGCCGACCAAACCAACCTGTTGGCGCTAAACGCCGCCATCGAGGCGGCGCGAGCTGGCGAGCAGGGTCGTGGCTTCGCCGTGGTGGCGGACGAGGTGCGCCTGCTGGCGCAGCGGACTGCCAACTCAACCCAGGAAATCACCGAGATGATCAAGAAGATCCAGGTCGGAACGCGCAATGCGGTAAGCAACATGGAAGTGGGCGTGCAGCAGGTCAGCGGCGGGTTAGAGCAGGCCAGTCAGGCCGGCGATGCCATCGTCGCCATTCGCCAGGCCTCGGGGCGTGTGGTGGATGTGGTCGATCAGATCTCCCTGGCGCTGCGCGAACAGACCGTCGCTAGCCAGGACGTTGCGCGCAACGTCGAGCGCATCGCGCAGATGTCGGTGCACAACAGCGAGGCGGTGGCCGAGACCTCACGCACGGCGCAGGGGCTACAGCAGTTGGCCCTGACCCTGGAAAAACAGGTAGCTTCGTTCCGCTTTTGA
- the acs gene encoding acetate--CoA ligase translates to MSAASLYPVRPEVAARTLTDEATYKAMYQQSVVNPEGFWREQGKRIDWIKPYTKVKQTTFDDHHVDIKWYADGTLNVSYNCLDRHLEERGDQVAIIWEGDDPSEHREITYRQLHEEVSKFANALRGQDVHRGDVVTIYMPMIPEAVVAMLACARIGAIHSVVFGGFSPEALAGRIIDCESKVVITADEGLRGGRKVPLKANVDDALTNPETASVQKIIVVKRTGSDIKWNQHRDIWYEDLMKVAGSVCAPKEMGAEEALFILYTSGSTGKPKGVLHTTGGYLTYASLTHERVFDYRPGEVFWCTADIGWVTGHTYLVYGPLSNGATTLMFEGVPNYPDVRRVAQIVDKHKVNILYTAPTAIRAMMAEGKAAVEGADGSSLRLLGSVGEPINPEAWQWYYENVGQSRCPIVDTWWQTETGACLMTPLPGAHGLKPGSAARPFFGVQPALVDNLGNIIEGPAEGNLVIIDSWPGQARTLYGDHDRFVDTYFKTFRGMYFTGDGARRDEDGYWWITGRVDDVLNVSGHRMGTAEVESAMVAHPKVAEAAVVGVPHDIKGQGIYVYVTLNAGEESSEQLRQELKNWVRKEIGPIATPDVIQWAPGLPKTRSGKIMRRILRKIATAEYDSLGDISTLADPGVVQHLIDTHRQMQAACA, encoded by the coding sequence ATGAGTGCTGCGTCTCTTTACCCTGTGCGTCCCGAGGTGGCCGCGCGGACCCTCACTGACGAGGCCACCTACAAGGCCATGTACCAACAGTCCGTGGTCAACCCCGAGGGTTTCTGGCGCGAGCAGGGCAAGCGGATCGACTGGATCAAGCCCTACACCAAGGTCAAGCAAACCACCTTCGATGACCACCACGTCGATATCAAGTGGTACGCCGATGGCACCCTGAACGTCTCCTACAACTGCCTCGACCGTCATCTGGAAGAGCGTGGTGACCAGGTCGCGATCATCTGGGAAGGCGACGATCCTTCCGAGCACCGCGAGATCACCTATCGCCAACTGCACGAAGAGGTGAGCAAGTTCGCCAACGCCCTGCGTGGCCAGGACGTGCACCGTGGTGACGTCGTCACCATCTACATGCCGATGATTCCCGAAGCCGTGGTGGCGATGCTCGCCTGCGCGCGCATCGGCGCCATCCATTCCGTGGTCTTTGGCGGCTTCTCCCCGGAAGCGCTGGCTGGCCGCATCATCGACTGCGAGTCCAAGGTGGTGATCACCGCCGACGAAGGCCTGCGTGGTGGCCGCAAGGTGCCGCTGAAAGCCAACGTCGACGATGCGCTGACCAACCCGGAAACCGCCAGCGTGCAGAAGATCATCGTGGTCAAGCGCACCGGCTCCGACATCAAGTGGAACCAGCATCGCGACATCTGGTACGAAGACCTGATGAAGGTCGCTGGCAGCGTCTGCGCGCCGAAGGAAATGGGTGCTGAAGAAGCCCTGTTCATCCTCTACACCTCCGGTTCCACCGGCAAGCCCAAGGGCGTGCTGCACACCACCGGCGGTTATCTGACCTACGCTTCGCTGACCCATGAGCGCGTGTTCGATTACCGTCCGGGCGAGGTGTTCTGGTGCACCGCCGACATCGGCTGGGTCACCGGCCACACCTACCTCGTCTACGGGCCGCTGTCCAACGGCGCCACTACCCTGATGTTCGAGGGCGTGCCGAACTATCCGGACGTGCGTCGCGTGGCGCAGATCGTCGACAAGCACAAGGTCAACATCCTCTACACCGCGCCGACCGCGATCCGCGCCATGATGGCTGAGGGCAAGGCCGCAGTCGAAGGTGCCGATGGTTCCAGCCTGCGTCTGTTGGGGTCTGTGGGTGAGCCGATCAACCCGGAAGCCTGGCAGTGGTACTACGAGAACGTTGGCCAGAGCCGCTGCCCGATCGTCGATACCTGGTGGCAGACCGAAACCGGTGCCTGCCTGATGACCCCGCTACCAGGTGCTCACGGCCTGAAGCCGGGTTCTGCCGCACGGCCGTTCTTCGGCGTGCAGCCGGCGCTGGTGGACAACCTGGGTAACATCATCGAAGGCCCTGCCGAGGGCAACCTGGTGATTATCGATTCCTGGCCGGGTCAGGCACGTACCCTGTACGGCGACCACGACCGCTTCGTCGACACCTACTTCAAGACTTTCCGCGGCATGTACTTCACCGGTGACGGTGCGCGCCGCGACGAAGATGGCTACTGGTGGATCACCGGTCGCGTCGATGACGTGCTCAACGTCTCCGGCCACCGCATGGGCACCGCCGAAGTGGAAAGCGCCATGGTCGCCCACCCGAAAGTGGCCGAGGCCGCGGTGGTTGGCGTACCGCACGACATCAAGGGTCAGGGCATCTACGTCTACGTCACCCTGAACGCTGGCGAGGAGTCTTCCGAGCAGTTGCGTCAGGAGCTGAAGAACTGGGTGCGCAAGGAGATTGGTCCGATTGCCACGCCGGACGTCATTCAGTGGGCGCCTGGCCTGCCGAAGACTCGCTCGGGCAAGATCATGCGCCGCATCCTGCGCAAGATCGCTACCGCCGAATACGATTCTCTCGGCGACATCTCCACGCTGGCCGATCCTGGCGTGGTACAGCACCTCATCGATACGCATCGGCAGATGCAAGCCGCCTGCGCCTGA
- the dctM gene encoding C4-dicarboxylate TRAP transporter large permease protein DctM — protein sequence MTVLFLFLLLFLLMFIGVPIAASLGLAGSITIMLFSPDSVRSLAIKLFETSEHYTLLAIPFFLLSGAFMTTGGVARRLIDFANACVGHIRGGLAIGAVLACMLFAALSGSSPATVAAVGSIAIAGMVRSGYPQAFGAGIVCNAGTLGILIPPSIVMVVYAAATEQSVGKLFMAGVIPGIMLGVVLMVAIYIVARIKKLPALPRASFREWLRSAREAFWGLLLMVIILGGIYTGMFTPTEAAAVAAVYAGFVALFVYKDLKVRDCPKVLLESGKLTIMLMFIIANAMLFAHVLTTEQIPQTITAWVVELGLQPWQFLLVVNIVLLVAGAFMEPSAIILILAPILFPIAMQLGIDPIHLGIIMVVNMEIGLITPPVGLNLFVTSAVTGMPLTAVIRAAMPWLMLLLSFLMIITYIPAVSMALPNWLGMS from the coding sequence ATGACCGTTCTGTTCCTCTTCCTGCTGCTGTTCCTGCTGATGTTCATCGGCGTGCCGATCGCCGCGTCGCTCGGCCTGGCCGGCTCGATCACCATCATGCTGTTCAGCCCGGACTCGGTACGCTCGCTGGCGATCAAGCTGTTCGAGACTTCCGAGCACTACACCCTGTTGGCGATCCCGTTCTTCTTGCTCTCCGGTGCCTTCATGACCACTGGTGGCGTGGCGCGTCGCCTGATCGACTTCGCCAACGCCTGCGTCGGTCACATCCGTGGCGGCCTGGCCATCGGTGCGGTACTGGCGTGCATGCTGTTCGCCGCGCTGTCCGGTTCCTCGCCGGCTACCGTAGCGGCCGTTGGCTCCATCGCCATCGCCGGCATGGTGCGTTCCGGTTACCCGCAGGCGTTCGGCGCCGGCATCGTCTGTAACGCCGGTACTCTGGGCATCCTGATTCCGCCGTCGATCGTGATGGTGGTGTACGCCGCCGCCACCGAGCAGTCGGTGGGCAAGCTGTTCATGGCTGGTGTGATCCCCGGCATTATGCTCGGCGTGGTGCTGATGGTGGCGATCTACATCGTCGCGCGCATCAAGAAGCTGCCGGCCCTGCCACGCGCCAGTTTCCGCGAGTGGCTGCGTTCCGCCCGCGAGGCGTTCTGGGGCCTGCTGCTGATGGTGATCATCCTCGGTGGTATCTACACCGGTATGTTCACCCCGACCGAGGCCGCAGCCGTGGCAGCGGTGTACGCCGGTTTCGTCGCCCTGTTCGTGTACAAGGACCTGAAGGTCCGCGACTGCCCGAAGGTGCTGCTGGAGTCCGGCAAGCTGACCATCATGCTGATGTTCATCATCGCCAACGCCATGCTGTTCGCCCATGTGCTGACCACCGAGCAGATCCCGCAGACCATCACCGCCTGGGTGGTCGAGCTGGGCCTGCAGCCGTGGCAGTTCCTGCTGGTGGTGAACATCGTGCTGCTGGTGGCCGGTGCCTTCATGGAGCCGTCGGCGATCATCCTGATCCTGGCGCCGATCCTGTTCCCGATCGCCATGCAGCTGGGCATCGACCCGATCCACCTGGGCATCATCATGGTGGTGAACATGGAGATCGGTTTGATTACGCCGCCGGTGGGGCTGAACCTGTTCGTCACCTCGGCGGTGACCGGCATGCCATTGACCGCGGTGATCCGCGCCGCGATGCCATGGCTGATGCTGCTGCTCAGCTTCCTGATGATCATCACTTACATCCCGGCCGTGTCCATGGCCCTGCCGAACTGGCTGGGCATGAGCTAG
- a CDS encoding TRAP transporter small permease, which produces MNALRRVWEHFEEGFIAFLLAAMTLITFVYVILNNFYTLFYWLGDTFGGNETLLAIGDSILDMAQAMTWSNALTKALFGWLIFFGLAYGVRTAGHIGVDALVKLAPRGVQRVIGVIACLCCLGYAGLIAVGSFDWVRTLFIAGIGAEDLGHYGVQQWHIGMIVPFGYAMVFIRFTEILVRILRNEQTGLGLADEAADALKINEHEEAK; this is translated from the coding sequence ATGAACGCCTTGCGGCGCGTCTGGGAGCACTTCGAGGAAGGCTTCATCGCTTTCCTCCTGGCGGCCATGACGCTGATCACTTTCGTCTACGTGATCCTCAACAACTTCTACACCCTATTCTATTGGCTGGGTGACACCTTCGGCGGTAACGAGACCCTGCTCGCTATCGGCGACTCCATTCTCGACATGGCCCAGGCGATGACCTGGAGCAATGCCCTGACCAAAGCGCTGTTCGGCTGGCTGATCTTCTTCGGCCTGGCCTACGGCGTGCGCACCGCCGGCCATATCGGCGTCGACGCACTGGTCAAGCTCGCCCCGCGCGGCGTACAGCGCGTTATCGGCGTGATCGCCTGCCTGTGCTGCCTGGGCTATGCCGGCCTGATCGCCGTCGGCAGCTTCGACTGGGTTCGCACCCTGTTCATCGCCGGCATCGGCGCCGAAGACCTTGGCCATTACGGCGTGCAGCAATGGCACATCGGCATGATCGTGCCGTTCGGCTACGCCATGGTGTTCATCCGTTTCACCGAGATCCTCGTGCGCATCCTGCGCAACGAGCAGACCGGCCTCGGCCTGGCTGACGAAGCCGCCGATGCGCTGAAAATCAATGAGCACGAGGAGGCCAAATAA
- a CDS encoding TRAP transporter substrate-binding protein, whose protein sequence is MKFSFVRRGLAGVLAGCALLGALSAHAADPILIKFSHITADSTPKGQGALMFKKLVEERLAGKVKVDVYANSSLYGDGKEMEALLLNEVQMLAPAPSKLEQYTKQLQLFDMMFLFDDVAAAQRFQSSEKGKALLKSMESKGITGLAYWLNGMRQLTANKPLVEPSDARGQKFRVQPSDLQAAQYSALRAVPRKMSFAEIYQGLQTGVVNAQDNPWSNIYSQKYFEVQKYMTESNHAIGNYLLITNTQFWNGLPADIRSELEQIVDEVTVEVNKQAEALNAEARQAILDTGKSEIITLTPEQRAAWRDAVRPAWKKFEAEIGTDVIEAAQAANQQ, encoded by the coding sequence ATGAAGTTTTCTTTCGTCCGTCGTGGCCTGGCCGGTGTGCTCGCCGGTTGCGCACTGCTTGGCGCACTCTCGGCACACGCAGCTGATCCGATCTTGATCAAGTTTTCCCATATCACCGCCGACAGCACGCCGAAGGGCCAGGGCGCGCTGATGTTCAAGAAACTGGTCGAGGAGCGCCTGGCCGGCAAGGTCAAGGTCGATGTCTACGCCAACTCCTCGCTGTATGGCGATGGCAAGGAAATGGAAGCCCTGCTGCTCAACGAAGTGCAGATGCTGGCGCCGGCACCGTCCAAGCTGGAGCAGTACACCAAGCAGCTGCAGCTGTTCGACATGATGTTCCTGTTCGACGACGTTGCCGCCGCGCAGCGCTTCCAGTCCTCGGAAAAGGGCAAGGCACTGCTCAAGTCGATGGAGAGCAAGGGCATCACCGGCCTGGCCTACTGGCTCAACGGCATGCGCCAGCTCACAGCCAACAAGCCGCTGGTCGAGCCAAGCGACGCCCGTGGGCAGAAATTCCGCGTGCAGCCGTCCGACCTGCAGGCCGCGCAGTACAGCGCCCTGCGTGCGGTACCGCGCAAGATGAGCTTCGCCGAGATTTACCAGGGCCTGCAGACCGGCGTGGTCAACGCCCAGGACAACCCCTGGTCGAACATCTACTCGCAGAAGTACTTCGAGGTGCAGAAGTACATGACCGAGTCCAACCATGCCATCGGCAACTACCTGCTGATCACCAATACCCAGTTCTGGAACGGCCTGCCGGCGGATATCCGCAGCGAGCTGGAGCAGATCGTCGACGAGGTGACTGTCGAGGTGAACAAGCAGGCCGAAGCGCTGAACGCCGAAGCGCGCCAGGCGATCCTCGATACTGGCAAGAGCGAGATCATCACCCTCACGCCCGAGCAGCGCGCCGCCTGGCGTGACGCCGTGCGCCCAGCGTGGAAGAAGTTCGAGGCCGAGATCGGCACTGATGTGATCGAGGCTGCGCAAGCCGCCAATCAGCAATGA